GCTCCGGTCGAGCACGAAGTCGGTGATCAGCAGCACCGCGCTGACCATCGAGATCAGCATGAAGGCGAGGCCGCCGCTGGCCATCCGGTGCGCGAAGCGGACCAGCTCCGGCTTGCGGCCCTGGCGGAAGAGCGCACGGTGGAAGGCGACCGGCGAGATGATCATCGCGGTGGCGGCGGCCGCCGACAGCAGCGCGACGATGTAGACGTCCTTCTGGAAGCCGCTCGTCCGGTCGAAGCCGGCGCTGAACGGCAGGGTGAGCAGGAAGGCGAAGAGGATCTGCACGCCGGTCTGCGCGACCCGCAACTCCTGGAGCAGGTCGGCGAAGTTGCGCTGCCAGCGCTGCTTCTCGGATTCCTTCGACACGCGCTACCTCCGGGTGAGACGGTACCGCCGGCCGGGCCGCGCCCGCCGGCAGCAACGCCTTTGCCCCCGGGCGTCCCGCGCGAAACCGGTTCACGATCGCCGCGCTCGCGCTCGGGGCGCCACCCCAGATCACGACTGCGGGGCTCGCAGACCCGGCTCACTCCTCGCGCTCACAGCGCCACCCCAGATCGCGACTGCGGGGCTCGCAGACCCGGCTCACTCCTCGCGCTCACAGCGCCACCCCAGATCACGACTGCGGGGCTCGCAGACCCGGCTCACTCCTCGCGCTCACGCCCCTCGGCGGATGCGGCCGGCGTAGCGGGCCTCCAGCCCGGCGTTGTGCTCGTCGCCGCCGGTGATGTTGGCCGACAGGTAGACCGGGGGCCGCACCCCGGCCGCGAGCAGCCGGGCCACCGTCTCGGCCACGATCTGCTGGGCCAGCAGGGCCGCCGTGATCGAGGAGACCGCGCCGACCGCGCCGCCGTCGGGCAGCGGCAGGGTCGCGTCGCCGTACGGGGCGCCGTTGTCCAGCACCACGTCGGCGAAGTCGGCGAGCTTGCGGCCGGACGGGTGGCGGGAGGTCATCCGGGCGGAGTGCCGGGCCGAGGTGATCGCGACCAACCCGTGGCCGCGCTCCTTGACCAGCGAGGCGAACTCCACCATCGCCCCGTTGACGCCGGAGTTGGAGGCGAGCACGAACACGTCGGTGGGGCGTACCGGGGCCAGCTCGTAGAGCCGGTGCGCCACGGCGGGATCGCGTTCCAGGTGCGGGCCGAGGATGTCGGCCGGTTCGCCACCGAGCAGCACCAGGTCGCGCAGCGCGATCCGGTTCGTCGGCACCAGGCCGCCGGCCCGCCCGGCGATCTCCATGGCGAGGGCCTCGGAGTGGCCGGTGCCGAAGGCGTGGATCACCCCGTCGGCCCGCAGCGCCCCGGCCAGCAGGTCGGCCGCCCGGCCCACCGCCTCCCGCTGCTCGGCGGCCACCCGACCGATCGTCTCCGTGACCACCGCCAGGTAGCCCTCGGCGCTCACCGTCATGCGTCCTCCGTCCGTTCGTCACTCTCGCCGATGCCCGGCCCGGCGGGTCCGCCGCAGGCGCGGTGGGCCGCGGCCCACGGGCGCCTCGGCGGGACCGTGCGGGCCGTCGCAGCCGACGTGCCGACCCGCCGGGGGTACGGCCTCAGGCCAGCCCGCGCACCCGGGCCAGGATCGCCTCGGCCAGCAGCTCCGGCGCCCGGTCCGGGATCCAGTGGGTGACCCCGGCCAGCTCCACGAAACGGTACTCACCGGCGACGTGCCGGGCGCACGCCTCGGCGGCGGTCCGGCCGATGGCGAAGTCCTTGTCGCTCCAGACGTACGTGGTGGGCACCGACACCGTCCCGATCCGACCCAGGTCCACGTTGGACATCGCCCGGTACCAGTTCAGCGCGGCGGTCAGCGCGCCCGGCTCGCGCATCGGCTCGGCGTACCGGTCGACCCGCCGGGGGTCCCCGAGCCCGGAGATCATCCGGCGCAGCACGGCCGCCCGGCCGGCCAGCAGCACCTTCTCCGCCGTGCCGCGCTGCCGGAACAGCACCATGTACGACGAGCGGGCCTTCTGCTGCCGGTCGTGGGCGAGGGCCTGCCCGAAGGCGGCCGGGTGCGGCACGGAGACGGCGGTCAGGGTGCGGACCCGCTCCGGGTGGCCCGCCGCGAGCCCCCAGCCGACGGCGGCGCCCCAGTCGTGCCCGACCACGTGCGCGGCGTCGACGCCCAGCGCGTCGAGCACCGCCACCGCGTCGGCGACCAGCTCCGGCATCCGGTACGCCGACACCTCGGTCGGGCGCGCCCCCGGCGAGTAGCCCCGCTGGTCCAGCGCGTACGTGCGCAGCCCGGCGTCGTGCAGCGCGGGCGTCACCTCGTCCCACTCCCCGCCGTGCTGGGGGAACCCGTGCAGCAGGAGGACGGGCTCGCCGCCCTCCGGGCCGCCGGTGCGTACCTCGAACGTCAGTCCTCGCGCCTCGACCCGCATGGTCGACACCCTACCGAGCCGACGGTCGACGGGCTTCTCCCGTCGCGCCGCCCTCGGCGGTCGGCTGGGCCGTCGCCGCAGGTCGGTGCTAGCGTCTGGGCGAGACAACTTCACATCCGACAGGGGAGCGCACAGCGCTGAGAGTGCGGGCACCACCCGCAGACCCTCGAACCTGATCTGGGTAATGCCAGCGCAGGGAGTTCGGTCGACCTCCAGCCGCGCCGCCGTCCGGTCCCACCGGGCGCGGCGTGCGTCTTCTCCTGGTTCTCCATCGTTGAACTGGGAGCGATCATGGACCACACCACCACCCACCGGTGGCGCACCCTCGACATCGTCATCGCGGCGGTGCTCGGGGTCGCCTTCGGCGTCATCTTCTGGGCCTGGGGCCTGCTCTGGAACGGCCCGGCGGACGCCATCCCGCTGCCCGGGCGGGCCGCCATCTACGGCGTCTGGCTGGTGCCGGCCGTCCTCGGCGGGCTGATCATCCGCAAGCCGGGGGCCGCCTTCTTCACCCTCACCGTGGCCGCGCTGGTGTCGGTGGCGCTGGGCAGCAGCTGGGGCTGGACGCTGGTGATCCAGGGCCCGCTGGAGGCGGCCGCCGCGGAGCTGGCCTTCGCCGCGTTCGCGTACCGCAACTTCCGGCTGCCCGTCGCGCTGCTGGCGGCGACCCTGGCCGGGCTGGCCGCCGCGCTCTACGACGTCTTCGTCTGGTACCCGGGGACGGCGTGGGGCAGCTTCCGGCTCCCGTACATCCTGATCACCGCGGCCAGCTCGCTGGTGGTCGCCGGCTTCGGCGCCGTCGCCCTCACCCGCGCCCTCGCGAACACCGGCGTCCTCGACCGCTTCCCCGCCGGCCGCGAACGCGCCACGGTCTGACCACCCACCCCCGTGTTGATGATGACGTCGACGGCGACGTGGCCCGCGGACACCGCCGTCGACGCCATGGTCACGGAACGGACGGAGGGGCCGGCGTGGCGGCGGTGACACTGCGCGGGTTCGGGTGGCGGCACGCCGGGCGCAAGCGCTGGGCGCTGCGCGGGGTGGACCTGCGGGTCGAGGCGGGCGAGCGGATGCTGCTGCTCGGGCCCTCCGGCGCCGGCAAGAGCACCCTGCTGTCCGCCCTGGCCGGGCTGCTGCCGGAGGACTCCGGCGAGCAGGAGGGCACCGTCGAGATCGACGGCCTCGACCCGCGCAAGGCCCGCGAGCGGGTCGGCATCGTCTTCCAGGACCCGGAGTCGCAGCTGGTGATGGCCCGCTGCGGGGACGACGTCGCGTTCGGGCTGGAGAACCGCGGGGTGCCGACCGACGAGATCTGGCCCCGGGTCGACGAGGCGCTGCGCCGGGTCGGGTTCCCGTACCACCGGGACCGGGCCACCGCCGCCCTCTCCGGCGGCGAGCAGCAGCGACTCGCCCTGGCCGGCGCGCTCGTGCTGCGCCCCGGGCTGCTGCTGCTCGACGAGCCGACCGCCAACCTCGACCCGGTCGGCGGCGAACTGGTCCGCGAGGCGGTCGCCGGCGCGCTGGACGCCGACACCACCCTGATCCTGGTCGAGCACCGGGTGGCCGACGCGCTGCCACTGGTCGACCGGGTGGTGGTGCTGGAGCCCGGCGGCGGGGTCCGCGCGGACGGCCCACCGGAGGCGGTCTTCGCCGGGTACGGCGACACGCTCGCCGACGAGGGCGTCTGGGTGCCCGGGCACCCGATCCCGCCCCGGCGCGCCACCGCGCCGGCCGGGGAGGCGCTGCTCACCGCCGAACGGCTCGGGCTGCCGCACCGGCTGGCCGCCACCGACCTCCAGGTACGCGCCGGTGAGGCGCTCGCCGTGCTCGGCCCGAACGGGGCCGGCAAGTCCACCCTGGCCCTGCTGCTCGGCGGTCTGCTGCGCCCGGGGACCGGACGGGTCGTCGCCACCGCCGCACTGGCCGACCGGGACGCCGGCACTCCCCCGCACCGCTGGCGGGCGCCCGCCCTGGCCCGCCGGATCGGCTCGGTCTTCCAGGACCCGGAGCACCAGTTCGTCACCGGCACCGTCGGCGACGAACTGGCGCTCGGCCCCCGGCGCACCGGACGACCCGAGCCGGCGGTCAAGGCCACCGTGGACGCGCTGCTGGACCGGTTGCGGCTGACCAGGCTGGCCGGCGCCAACCCGTACACCCTCTCCGGCGGGGAGGCGCGGCGGCTGAGCGTGGCGACCGCCCTGGCCACCGCGCCCCACCTGCTCATCTGCGACGAACCCACCTTCGGCCAGGACCGGCGGACCTGGCGTGAGCTGGTCGACCTCTTCGCCGACCTGCGCGACGCGGGGCACGGCGTCGTCACGGTCACCCACGACGCGGACTTCGTCGCCGCGCTCGCCGACCGCACCGTCACCCTGCGCCGCCCCGAGGACCGGCCGTGATCAGCCTGGAACCGGTCGCCGCGCCGGACGCGCCGCTGGCCCGGCGCAACCCGGTGGCGAAGCTCGCCGCGGCGCTGGTCTTCTCCGTCGTGATGGTCGCCACCCTGGATCCGGTCGCGCCGGCCATCGCCATCGCCGTCGAACTGGCCCTGCTGCCGCTGTTCGGCATCCGCTACCGGGTGCTGGCCCGGCGGGCGCTGCCGCTGCTCGTCGGCGGGGCCGGGATCGTGGTCACCCTGGTGCTCTTCGCCGCGGACCGCTCCGGCCGGGTGCTGCTCGACGCCGGCCCGCTGCTGGTCACCTCCGGGGTGCTGCTCACCGCGCTGGGCCTGGCGCTGCGGATGTTCGCGGTGGCCCTGCCCGGGATCATCGTGTTCGCCACCACCGACCCGACCGACCTGGCCGACGCGCTGGTGCAGAACGCGAAGGCGCCGGCCCGGTTCGCGATCGGCGCGCTGGCGGCGTTCCGGCTGGTGCCGCTGCTCGGCCAGGAGTGGCAGATGATCGAGATGGCCCGCCGGGCGCGGGGCGTGGACGCCGGCCGCAACCCGGTGGCCCGGCTGCGGCTGTTCACCTCGACGGCGTTCGCCCTGCTGGTGGGCGCGATCCGGCGGGGCACCCGGCTCGCGGTGGCGATGGACGCCCGGGGCTTCGACGCCGGCACCCCGCGTACGGTCGCCCGCCGGCAGCACTTCGGCGTGGCGGACGCCCTGCTGGTCGTCGGGGCGGCGGTGCTGGCCGGGGCGGCGCTGGCGGTCAGCGTCGCGCTCGGCACCTTCCGCCCCCTGATCGGCTGACTCCCGGCAGCCCGGCGGGCACCGCTGACCGGCCCTGATCGGCTGACCCGGGCGGCCGGCGGGCACCGTCGGGGGCACCGCTGACCGTTCCCGGCCGGCCACCGTGGCGGAGCACGGCAGCCGGCCGGGAGCCGGGTCGGTCAGCTGCGCCGGAAGGCGTACCGGCGGGTCTGCCCCCGCGCGGCGGTCGAGCCGCCGCGGACCCGCGACGGCGGCGGGACCGGGGCCGGCCGGGCGACGCCGGACGAATCGGCGTCGTCGGCGAGGGTGACCGGGGTGATGGGCGACACGGTGGACGCGGCAAGGTCCGCCACGCTCACCTGCACCTCGGACCGGGACTTCTTCGGGCTGCGCCTGGCGGGCATACGCTGCCTCCTTCTGTGGACGGACCGCGCCACCGCACGGGGCGGACGGTCGACGGACGGGACGGCCCGGACGACCACAGCGGAAGGACCACGACGAGGTGGCACGCGGACGCCCGGAGCTCACGGACCCGCGGCGGCGACAGCAGCGGCGGGTCGGGCTCTCGAAGAGGGGCGTCAGATGCGCATACCGGCACGCTAACCCACCGCCGAGGCACGCGCACCCGAATTTCGTCGCCACCCCGCGAACCCGCCGGGCCGCGGCGACGGCCACCGCCCGCCGCCCGGCGCTCACGCAGCGTCCCCGGCACCGGCCGGGCACGATACGGTCGCAGCACGACAGTCGTACGAGAAGGGCGGACACGGATGGCTCAGCAGGCGACGGCGCAGATCGGGGTCACCGGGCTGGCGGTGATGGGCCGCAACCTGGCCCGGAACCTGGCTCGCAACGGCTTCACCGTGGCGGTGCACAACCGCTCGCCGGAGCGCACCCGCAGTCTCGTCGCCGAACACGGCGACGAGGGCAGCTTCGTGCCGTCGGAGTCCCTGGCCGACTTCGTCGCCTCGCTGGAGCGGCCCCGCGCCGTGATCGTGATGGTCAAGGCCGGCGCGCCCACCGACGCGGTCATCGACGAACTGGTCCCACTGCTGGAGGAGGGGGACATCGTCGTCGACGCCGGCAACGCGCACTTCGCCGACACCCGCCGCCGGGAGGAGGCGTTGCGCGGGCACGGGCTGCACTTCGTCGGCACCGGCGTCTCCGGCGGCGAGGAGGGCGCGCTGCGCGGCCCGAGCATCATGCCGGGCGGCTCCGCCGAGTCGTACGCGAAGCTCGGCCCGATCTTCGAGAGGATCGCCGCCCAGGTGGACGGCACCCCGTGCTGCCGGCACATCGGCCCGGACGGCGCCGGGCACTTCGTCAAGATGGTCCACAACGGCATCGAGTACGCCGACATGCAGCTCATCGCCGAGGCGTACGACCTGCTGCGGGCCGGGCTGTCGGCCAGCCCGGCGGAGATCGCGGAGATCTTCCGGGAGTGGAACACCGGCGAGTTGGAGTCGTTCCTCATCGAGATCACCGCCGACGTGCTGGCGCACACCGACGCGGCGACCGGCCGCGCCTTCGTCGACGTGGTGCTCGACCAGGCCGAGCAGAAGGGCACCGGCCGCTGGACCGTGCAGAGCGCGCTGGACCTGGGCATCCCGATCACCGGCATCGCCGAGGCGACCTTCGCCCGCTCGTTGTCGGGCCACGCCGGGCAGCGCGAGGCCGCCCGCCGGGCGTTCGGCGACGCCGGTGAGAAGTGGCAGGTCGAGGATCGGGAGACCTTCGTCGAGGACGTCCGGCGGGCGCTGCTGGCCAGCAAGATCGTCGCGTACGCGCAGGGCTTCGACCACATCCGCGCCGGCAGCCGGGAGTACGACTGGGACATCGACCTGGGCGGCACCGCCACCATCTGGCGGGGCGGCTGCATCATCCGGGCCCGCTTCCTGGACCGCATCCGCGAGGCGTACGACGCGCAGCCGGAGCTGCCGACGCTGCTGGTCGCGCCGTACTTCGCCGACGCGGTGCGCGACGGCGTGCCGAGCTGGCGGCGGGTGGTCGTGGACGCGGCCCGGGCCGGCGTGCCCACCCCGGCGTTCTCCTCGTCGCTGGCGTACTTCGACGGGCTGCGCGCCGAGCGGCTGCCGGCCGCCCTGATCCAGGGCCTGCGGGACAACTTCGGCGCGCACACCTACCTCCGGGTCGACCGGCCGGGGGCGTTCCACACGCTCTGGGCCAGCGACCGCGCCGAGGTGCAGGGCTGACCGGGGCCGACAGCGGGTCGCGCCGTCCCCACCGGGACGCCGCGACCTGCCGTGGCCCGGGTCCGGTCGCGGTCGGAACCGGCGACCGGACGGCCCGTACCGGGTGACCGGGGCTCACCAGGCCCGGTGCGTCTCCTCCGGAGGGGTCGGCGCCCAGCCCGCGGCCGGTTCGCCGGCCGCCAGCTCGCCGATCTCGCCGGAGCGCACGGCCGGGGTGTGCCCCAGCTCGGCGCAGTACCGCTCGGCGACGCCGGCGCAGACGTCGACGACCCGCGTCCGCTGCGTGGCGTCGACCAGACCCGCGCCGGCCAGCGCGGCGGTCATCTCGTACCGGAGATCCCGCATGTCCACCCCCGTGGCGGGCGTCCGCCTCGGCACGCCCTCACGCCGATCGTATGCGCCGACGGGGGCCGGCCCGCCGGGAACGCGTCAGCGCCGTCCCCGACCGGGGACGGCGCTGACGTCGGCGCTCACCAGAACCGGCGACGCTTGGCCTTCTGCGGGCGCAGCATGTCGGCGCCCTTGGCCAGCAGGCGGCTCACGCCGGTGGGGCCACGCCGGGCCTCCAGCGTGTGGCTGAGCCGACGGGCGCCGGCCGCCGCCAGCGGCACGGCGACCGCCATGACCGCCCACTGGGCAATCCGCTTCTGAATCATGTGGGTTCACCTCCGCGATCGGCTGCTGCGGAGGTGGTACCCCGGGTCCGAGATCGCCAATCGTGACCAGCGTGACCATCGGACCGGCGGGCGACCGTCAGGACGGCGGGGCGACCGGGTTGGGCAGCGCGCCACCGAAGCGGCGGTCCCGCTGCGCGTACAGCTCGCAGGCGTACCAGAGGTGGCGGCGGTCGAAATCGGGCCAGAGGGTGTCGAGGAAGACCAGCTCCGCGTACGCGGTCTGCCAGAGCAGGAAGTTGGAGATCCGCTCCTCGCCGGAGGGCCGCAGGAAGAGGTCCACCTCGGGGATCTCCGGGTGGTAGAGGTACTTCGCCACGGTCTTCTCGGTGACCTTCGCCGGGTCGAGCCGGCCGGCGGCCACGTCCCGGGCGATCGCGGCGGCGGCGTCGGCGATCTCGGCCTGCCCGCCGTAGTTGACGCAGAACTGCAGGGTCAGCGTCGAGTTGCCCCGGGACATCTCCTCGGCGGTCTGCAACTCGGAGATGACGCTCTTCCACAGCCGGCCGGCCCGCCCGGACCACACCACCCGGACGCCCAGCTCGACCAGCTGGTCCCGGCGGCGGCGGATGACGTCCCGGTTGAAGCCCATCAGGAAGCGGACCTCGTCGGGCGAGCGCCGCCAGTTCTCGGTGGAGAAGGCGTACGCCGACAGGTAGGGGATGCCCAGCTCGATCGCGCCCTCGATGGTGTCGAAGAGGCTGTGCTCGCCCGCCTCGTGACCCTTGGTGCGGGGCAGGCCGCGCTCCTTGGCCCACCGGCCGTTGCCGTCCATCACCACCGCGACGTGCTTCGGCACCGCCTCGGCGGGCAACGCCGGCGGCCGGGCGCCCGACGGGTGCGGCGTCGGCGGCACCGGCTCACGCCGGCCGGCCCTCATCGATCGGATCACTCGGTCATCTCCCTGCTCACGCCGTCCACCCCGGCCCCGACGCCACGCGGGGGCGGGACCGGGCCGGCCGCGCCACCGCCCGGTGGCGGGACCACGCCGGCCGCCGGGGCACCCCGGTCGACCAGCGGCAGCGAGCGTAGCGCGCGCTCCAGGTGCCACTGCAGGTGCGCCGCGACCAGGCCGCTGCACTCCCGGCGTACGCCGGTCTCGGTGGCGTCCGCGATCTGCCAGTCGCCGCTGGTCAGCGCGGACATCAGGTCGATGGTGGCCGGGGCGGGATGGGCCGCGCCGGGGGGCCGGCAGTCCGGGCAGACCGCGCCGCCGGCCGGGACGGAGAACGCCCGGTGCCGCCCCGGGGCGCCGCAGACCGCGCAGGCGGTCAGCGCCGGCGCCCAGCCGGCGAGCGCCATGCCGCGCAGCAGGTACGCGTCGAGCACCAGGGTGGTGGCGTGCTCGCCCCGGGCGAGGGCCTTCAGCGCGCCGAGGGTGAGCTGGAACAGCCGCAGCGAGGGCTCCCGCTCGACGGGGGTGAGCCGTTCGGCGGTCTCGGCGATCGCGCTGGCCGCCGTGTAGCGGGGGTAGTCGCCGAGGAACCGCTTGCCGTAGAGGTCGATCCCCTCGACCTGGCTGACGGTGTGCAGCGAGCTGCCCTGGTTGCCCTTCGGGTCGCCGGCGAGCTGGAGGTCGACGTGGCCGAACGGCTCCAGCCGGGCGCCGAACCTGCTGCTGGTGCGCCGTACGCCCCGGGCCACCGCGCGCAGCCGGCCGTGCCGCCGGGTCAGCAGGGTGATGATCCGGTCGGACTCGCCCAGCTTCTGCACACGCAGCACCACCGCGTCGTCGCGGTAGAGCTGTCGGCGGTACCCGGCCATCGGGTCATTCTCCCTCGGGGTGGGAAATCAGGGTCGGATCGGGGTGGTCCGGGGCCCGTCCCCGATGCGCGGCGCGGCGGACCGACCGTAGGTTGCTGACCATGGCTCTCCCCCGTACCGCCGTCGCCCTGGGCACGGCCGCCACCCTGATCCTCGCCGCCGGGTGTGACACGCTCTCCTTCCGCCGGCTGGACTTCGACCAGACCGAGACCGCGCGGATCGCCACGATCACGGTACGGCCGGGCGCGGGGGACGTGGTGGTGCGGGGAACCGGCCCGGCCACCGAGGTACGCATCAAGCGGGTGCTGCGCTACCAGGGCGACCAGCCCGAGCGCACGTACGAGATCCAGGGCGACGAGCTGGTGCTGGACGCCGACTGCGGCCCTCGCTGCTCGGTGTCGTACGAGGTGACCGCCCCGGAGGGGGTCCGGGTGCGGGGTGAGACCGGCTCGGGCAACGTCGAGCTGTCCAAGGTCGGCGCGGTGGAGTTCACCCTGGGCTCGGGCAACATCCGGGTCGCCACCGCCGGCGGTCCGGTGCAGGCCGAGACCGGTTCCGGCGACATCGAGGTGTCGGCGGTCCCCGCACCGGTCACGTTGCGCGCCTCCTCCGGCAACATCACCGGTCTGCGCCTCGGCGGCGAGGTGGACGCCGAGGCCAGCTCCGGCAACGTGACGATCGAACTGGACCGGCCGGTGTCGGCCCGGGCACACGCCAGCAGCGGCGACGTGGAGCTGCTGGTGCCCGACGGCCGGTACCGGGTCCGGTCCCACACCGGCTCGGGCGACGCCGAGCTGGGGGTGCCGGACGACCCGGGCGCGTCGGCACTGCTGGACGTGAGCACGGGCAGCGGCAACGTCACGGTCAACCGACGCTGAGGTCGACCGTGCTCGTCTCGGGGGACCGGGGCACGGGCGCCACCGCCCGTACCCCGGTGCGGGGCCGTGCCGGACGCGTCGGGGCGACCGCCTGACTCGTCGGGGCCAGTGACCGACCCGCCGGGGCCAGTGACCGACCTGCCGGGGCGAGCGCCGGACCCGCCGGGGCGGGCGCCGGACTCGTCGGGGCCAGCGCCGGGCTCGTCGGGGCGTTCGTCGGGTGTCGGGCGGGCAGGGCGGGCGGCGCGGGGCGACGGCCGCCGGGGATCAGCTCCGGCCGGCGGCGGGCGGCCACGTCCTCCACCCAGCCGACCAGCAGGGTGACCACGCCGACCAGCGCGAAGACGAGCACCACCCGGACGGCGAGCCCGACCGGGTCACGGTCGGACCAGCCGACCAGCCCGACCATCGGGGTGAGCGCCACCACGAACGACATGTGCCAGAGGTAGACGGTCAGGGCGCGCCGGTTCAGCACGGTCACCAGCCGGCCGAGCGCGGGGCTGCGGTCCACCCAGGCGGCGGCGGCCGGCGCCCGGCCGATCACCAGCAGGATGAACGCCGCCGACCAGAGCGCGTTGCCGAGCGGGATGTCGTTCAGGTCGTACCCGCGCGGGCCGGGATGGGTGAGGATCCAGGCGCCGCCGGCCGTGCCGACGGCGAGCGCGGTGGGCACCAGGACCCGGTTGGCCAACCGCCGCAGCAGGCCGTCGTGGTGGGCGAACCCCAGCAGCCAGGCGCCGAAGTAGAGGCCGAAGTGCCGCAGGGCGACGGACGCGGTCGGCAGCACGCCGAGTTCGATGGCGGCGAGCAGCACGTACGGGGCGAGCAGGGTGGGCAGCGGGGCCCGCCGGAACAGCCACAGCGCCAGCGGCGAGGCGAGCACGAACCAGAGGTAGTCGCGCAGGTACCAGATCGGGCTGAGCGCCAGCGCACCCCAGTGGTTGGCCGGCGGGTCGGCGACCGGGAAGAGCCAGAGCAGCACGTCCGGGCCGAACGCCAGCCCGGTCAGCAGCATCGCCGGCACGAAGACGGCCGCCACCACCCAGAGCGAGGGCAGCAACCGGCGCAGGCGGCGCGGCACCGCGCGTACCCCGGAGCGGTCCAGGGAGGCCGCCATCAGCGACCCGGCGAGGGCGAACATGATCGACATCGCCGGGAAGACCAGCGTCAACGCGGCCAGTCCGGTGACGTGGTAGACCACGACCCGGGCGATCGCCAGGGCGCGGAGCAGGTCCAGATATCGGTTACGCATCAGCCTGCATCTATGTCAGGGGGCAGGAGTCGAACGTCCCCTACCCTGCGACCCGATCCGGCCAAACCCGCAGCCCGGTACACCGGAAAGTGAAACTTCCCATATCTCGGCCGGCCCGGCCGCACCGCCTCAACCGGCGGTCGAGCGCCTCACCCAGGGCTCGCCGAGCGGCCAGTCGCAGAAGATCCCGCCGAGCAGGCCGGACGTCCTCCGCTCGGCCTCGGTGGCCCGCACCGTGCCGGCGTACGCCTCGGCGTCGTCGCGCGGCTCGTACCCGATCTCCCGGGCCTCGGCCAGCGACCACCACCGCCGGGTGTTGGCGCTGACCCCCCACAACACCCGGAAGCCGGTGACCCCGGTGGTCAGGCAGGCGGACACCAGCCGGGCGCAGTCGTCCGGCGACAGCCAGGTGTCCAGGCCGCGCAGGCCGGGCGGCCGGTCGAAGCAGGCGCCGATCCGCAGCGCGAACACGGTCAT
This genomic interval from Micromonospora coxensis contains the following:
- the recO gene encoding DNA repair protein RecO, which produces MAGYRRQLYRDDAVVLRVQKLGESDRIITLLTRRHGRLRAVARGVRRTSSRFGARLEPFGHVDLQLAGDPKGNQGSSLHTVSQVEGIDLYGKRFLGDYPRYTAASAIAETAERLTPVEREPSLRLFQLTLGALKALARGEHATTLVLDAYLLRGMALAGWAPALTACAVCGAPGRHRAFSVPAGGAVCPDCRPPGAAHPAPATIDLMSALTSGDWQIADATETGVRRECSGLVAAHLQWHLERALRSLPLVDRGAPAAGVVPPPGGGAAGPVPPPRGVGAGVDGVSREMTE
- a CDS encoding DUF4097 family beta strand repeat-containing protein, translated to MALPRTAVALGTAATLILAAGCDTLSFRRLDFDQTETARIATITVRPGAGDVVVRGTGPATEVRIKRVLRYQGDQPERTYEIQGDELVLDADCGPRCSVSYEVTAPEGVRVRGETGSGNVELSKVGAVEFTLGSGNIRVATAGGPVQAETGSGDIEVSAVPAPVTLRASSGNITGLRLGGEVDAEASSGNVTIELDRPVSARAHASSGDVELLVPDGRYRVRSHTGSGDAELGVPDDPGASALLDVSTGSGNVTVNRR
- a CDS encoding acyltransferase family protein, producing MRNRYLDLLRALAIARVVVYHVTGLAALTLVFPAMSIMFALAGSLMAASLDRSGVRAVPRRLRRLLPSLWVVAAVFVPAMLLTGLAFGPDVLLWLFPVADPPANHWGALALSPIWYLRDYLWFVLASPLALWLFRRAPLPTLLAPYVLLAAIELGVLPTASVALRHFGLYFGAWLLGFAHHDGLLRRLANRVLVPTALAVGTAGGAWILTHPGPRGYDLNDIPLGNALWSAAFILLVIGRAPAAAAWVDRSPALGRLVTVLNRRALTVYLWHMSFVVALTPMVGLVGWSDRDPVGLAVRVVLVFALVGVVTLLVGWVEDVAARRRPELIPGGRRPAPPALPARHPTNAPTSPALAPTSPAPAPAGPALAPAGRSLAPAGRSLAPTSQAVAPTRPARPRTGVRAVAPVPRSPETSTVDLSVG